One Ursus arctos isolate Adak ecotype North America unplaced genomic scaffold, UrsArc2.0 scaffold_15, whole genome shotgun sequence genomic region harbors:
- the NKX2-5 gene encoding homeobox protein Nkx-2.5 yields the protein MFPSPALTPTPFSVKDILNLEQQQRSLAAGELSARLEATLAPASCMLAAFKPEAYAGPEAAAPALPELRAELGPAPSPAKCAPAFPGAPAFYPRAYGDPDPAKDPRADKKELCSLQKAVELEKPEADGAERPRARRRRKPRVLFSQAQVYELERRFKQQRYLSAPERDQLASVLKLTSTQVKIWFQNRRYKCKRQRQDQTLELVGLPPPPPPPARRIAVPVLVRDGKPCLGDSAPYAPAYGVGLNAYGYNAYPAYPGYGSAACNPGYSCAAAYPAGPPPAQSATAATNNNFVNFGVGDLNAVQSSGIPQGNSGVSTLHGIRAW from the exons ATGTTCCCCAGCCCTGCGCTCACGCCCACGCCGTTCTCGGTCAAAGACATCCTGAACCTGGAGCAGCAGCAGCGCAGCCTGGCTGCCGGGGAGCTCTCGGCGCGCCTGGAGGCCACGCTGGCGCCCGCCTCCTGCATGCTGGCCGCCTTCAAGCCCGAGGCCTACGCGGGGCCGGAGGCCGCCGCGCCCGCCCTGCCGGAGCTACGCGCCGAGCTGGGCCCCGCGCCCTCGCCCGCCAAGTGTGCTCCTGCCTTCCCAGGCGCCCCCGCCTTCTATCCGCGTGCCTATGGCGACCCCGACCCCGCCAAGGACCCTCGAGCTGATAAGAAAG AGCTGTGCTCACTGCAGAAGGCGGTGGAGCTGGAGAAGCCGGAGGCCGACGGCGCGGAGCGACCCCGGGCGCGACGGCGGAGGAAGCCGCGCGTGCTCTTCTCGCAGGCGCAGGTCTACGAGCTGGAGAGGCGCTTCAAGCAGCAGCGGTACCTGTCGGCGCCTGAGCGCGACCAGCTGGCCAGCGTGCTGAAGCTCACGTCCACGCAGGTTAAGATCTGGTTCCAGAACCGGCGCTACAAGTGCAAGCGGCAGCGGCAGGACCAGACTCTGGAGCTGGTGGGgctgcccccgccgccgccgccgccggcccgcAGGATCGCGGTGCCAGTGCTAGTGCGCGACGGCAAGCCCTGCCTAGGGGACTCGGCGCCCTACGCGCCAGCGTACGGTGTGGGCCTCAATGCCTACGGCTACAACGCCTACCCCGCCTACCCGGGTTACGGCAGCGCGGCCTGCAACCCTGGCTACAGCTGCGCCGCTGCTTACCCGGCCGGTCCGCCCCCGGCGCAGTCGGCTACGGCCGCCACCAACAACAACTTCGTGAACTTTGGCGTCGGGGACTTGAACGCGGTGCAGAGCTCCGGGATCCCGCAGGGCAACTCGGGAGTGTCCACGCTGCACGGTATCCGAGCCTGGTAG